In a single window of the Peromyscus maniculatus bairdii isolate BWxNUB_F1_BW_parent chromosome 16, HU_Pman_BW_mat_3.1, whole genome shotgun sequence genome:
- the Cited2 gene encoding cbp/p300-interacting transactivator 2, with protein sequence MADHMMAMNHGRFPDGTNGLHHHPAHRMGMGQFPSPHHHQQQQPQHAFNALMGEHIHYGAGNMNATSGIRHAMGPGTVNGGHPPSALAPAARFNNSQFMGPPVASQGGSLPASMQLQKLNNQYFNHHPYPHNHYMPDLHPAAGHQMNGTNQHFRDCNPKHSGGSGTPGGAGGSGTPGGSGGTSGGAGGSSAGGSGGGSNTMPASVAHVPGAMLPPNVIDTDFIDEEVLMSLVIEMGLDRIKELPELWLGQNEFDFMTDFVCKQQPSRVSC encoded by the coding sequence ATGGCAGACCATATGATGGCCATGAACCACGGGCGCTTCCCCGACGGCACCAACGGGctgcaccaccaccctgcccaCCGCATGGGCATGGGGCAGTTCCCGAGCCCGcatcaccaccagcagcagcagccccagcACGCCTTCAACGCCCTCATGGGCGAGCACATACACTACGGCGCGGGCAACATGAATGCCACGAGCGGCATCAGGCACGCCATGGGGCCGGGGACTGTGAACGGGGGGCACCCCCCGAGCGCTCTGGCCCCCGCCGCCAGGTTTAACAACTCCCAGTTCATGGGCCCCCCGGTGGCCAGCCAGGGAGGCTCCCTGCCGGCCAGCATGCAGCTGCAGAAGCTCAACAACCAGTATTTCAACCATCACCCCTACCCCCACAACCACTACATGCCGGATTTGCACCCCGCTGCAGGCCACCAGATGAACGGGACAAACCAGCACTTCCGAGATTGCAACCCCAAGcacagcggcggcagcggcaccCCTGGCGGCGCGGGCGGCAGCGGCACCCCCGGCGGCTCCGGCGGCACCTCGGGCGGCGCTGGCGGCAGCAGCgcgggcggcagcggcggcggcagcaacACCATGCCGGCCTCGGTGGCTCACGTCCCCGGGGCAATGCTGCCGCCCAATGTCATAGACACTGATTTCATCGACGAGGAAGTGCTTATGTCCTTGGTGATAGAAATGGGTTTGGACCGCATCAAGGAGCTGCCCGAACTCTGGCTGGGCCAAAACGAGTTTGATTTTATGACGGACTTCGTGTGCAAACAGCAGCCCAGCAGAGTCAGTTGTTGA